From the Pirellulales bacterium genome, one window contains:
- a CDS encoding TIGR00730 family Rossman fold protein → MNADELKNLEAILHSPSYRLAEQDTDFLRRPELRPVRLQLELLKPETMLEEQQVRSTIVVFGSTQIIERARAVDRLDRARQALQADPQSATLARDVRRCERLLAKSEHYDAAREFGRIVSFTCQIGGACDYVVVTGGGPGIMEAANRGAHDTGAKSVGLNIQLPSEQVPNPYITPDLCFQFHYFALRKMHFLLRAKALVVFPGGFGTLDELFDALTLRQTGRMQKIPIVLYRRAYWEQAVDFQFLADEGVIHDADLDLFSFAETPQEAWETILRFHGES, encoded by the coding sequence ATGAATGCTGACGAACTGAAAAACCTGGAGGCGATCTTACACTCGCCCAGCTATCGGCTGGCGGAGCAGGACACCGATTTTCTCCGCCGCCCGGAACTGCGCCCGGTGCGGCTGCAGCTTGAATTGCTCAAGCCGGAGACGATGCTCGAAGAGCAGCAGGTGCGGTCGACGATCGTCGTCTTCGGCAGCACGCAGATCATTGAGCGCGCGCGGGCGGTCGATCGTCTGGATCGCGCGCGGCAAGCATTGCAGGCCGATCCTCAAAGCGCGACGCTGGCCCGCGACGTCCGCCGTTGCGAGCGGTTATTGGCCAAGAGCGAGCATTACGATGCCGCCCGCGAGTTCGGGCGGATCGTTTCCTTTACATGCCAGATCGGCGGCGCGTGCGACTACGTCGTCGTCACCGGCGGCGGCCCGGGGATCATGGAAGCCGCCAATCGCGGCGCGCACGACACTGGCGCGAAATCCGTCGGCCTGAACATTCAGCTTCCGTCCGAGCAAGTGCCAAATCCCTATATCACTCCGGATCTGTGCTTTCAGTTTCACTATTTTGCCCTGCGGAAGATGCACTTTCTGCTGCGGGCGAAGGCACTGGTGGTCTTTCCCGGCGGATTCGGAACGCTCGACGAGCTGTTCGACGCTCTGACGCTCCGCCAGACCGGCCGAATGCAGAAGATTCCGATCGTGCTCTATCGTCGCGCGTATTGGGAGCAGGCCGTCGATTTCCAATTCTTGGCTGATGAAGGGGTCATCCATG